Genomic segment of Avibacterium volantium:
TTCCCATTAACATTGCTTTAGAGAAAATCGCCCCGAACATACCGCCAGCCATTGCGTCAAAAGAGAACGCACTATGAATAATATTACTGATTACAGTTGGGATCATTTCAATGTTCATTCCCATAATGATCGCTGCCATAATTAAATAAAACAGCGCCATTGTTGGCACAACTTTAGCGGAAACTTTACCGATACGCTTCACACCGCCGAAAATAATCAAGGCGGTTAAAATCACCAAACCCGTTCCCACATAACTTGGATTCCATTTCCACGCATTGCCTGTTGCCTCAACAATCGCATTGGATTGCACCGCATTGAAAGCAAAACCAAAGGTAAAGATTAATGCGATGGCAAAGCAGGCTGCCAACCAGCGAGATTTTAAGCCTTGCACAATATAATAAGCAGGGCCACCACGGCTCACGCCATCTTTATCTTTTAATTTATATAATTGAGCAAGAGAAGATTCCGCTACCGCACTGGACATTCCGATCAACGCCGTAACCCACATCCAGAACACCGCGCCTTCACCGCCAATGGCAATCGCTGTGGCTACCCCACCAATATTGCCCACGCCCACACGGCTGGCTAAGCCTGTCGCAAAGGCTTGGAATGGCGTTAAAGAATCCCCCGTAGAGGCACGTCCAAACCACATCTCACGCAAACTTTGTGGAAATAAGCGTAACTGCACTAATCCTGTGGTGAGCGTAAAGAAAATACCCACGCCTAATAAAGTGATTACGGTAATATCCCAAAGTGGGCCATCAAATGTTTCCACAAACCACGTTAGAGCCTGCTCCACATTGCTGATAATTTGCTCAATCATAAACTTCTCCTCATAATGAAAGCAGGCATTTTAATAGATTTTATATAAAGAGAGAATAATCAGGATAAAAATAAGAATAAAAACTCAATAAAGTATCAAATAGTAGAAACTTTTCAAAAAATAACCGCAGTTTATTATTTTATATTTAATGCACTTACTAAAAAGAGTGAGCATACTCCCCGTAAAAAACTAAAAATTATTCATAATCCATAAAAACGATACAGTTTTAATCTATGCTGTTGATCGCCTCACAGCAAAACACGCTGAGTGGAAAATGCCTTTAATTTGCAAAAATGTGAGCTATATCACATTCTATTTTTAATAAACGCTTAAAATTAAATTGAAATTATGGTTTAATAATTTTAAAATTAGTTTACCTGAATGATAAATTTCAATGACAACCTAATTTAACAAGTTTAAGGAGCAACTATGTCAAACATTTTAGATCAATTCTCATTAAAAGGTAAAATCGCCTTAGTAACAGGCGCATCATACGGTATCGGCTTTGCCATCGCTTCCGCATTAAGCCAAGCGGGCGCAAAAATCGTATTCAACGATGTAAATGAAGAAAACTTGAAAAAAGGCCTTGCCGCTTATAAAGAAGCAGGCATTGATGCGCACGGTTATTTATTTGATGTAACCAATGAAGAAGCGGTAAAAGAACACGTTGCGAAAATCGAAAACGAAGTAGGCGTGATTGACATTTTGGTCAACAACGCTGGTATCATTCAACGCATCCCAATGTTAGAAACCACCGCGGCGGATTATCGTAAAATTATCGACATCGATTTAACTGGCCCGTTCATTATGTCAAAAGCCGTATTACCTTCAATGATCAAAAAAGGACACGGTAAAATCATCAACATCTGCTCAATGATGAGTGAATTAGGTCGTGAAACCGTGGTTGGTTATGCTTCTGCAAAAGGTGGCTTAAAAATGCTAACCAAAAACATCTGTTCAGAATTTGGTGAAGCGAACATTC
This window contains:
- a CDS encoding alanine/glycine:cation symporter family protein, which translates into the protein MIEQIISNVEQALTWFVETFDGPLWDITVITLLGVGIFFTLTTGLVQLRLFPQSLREMWFGRASTGDSLTPFQAFATGLASRVGVGNIGGVATAIAIGGEGAVFWMWVTALIGMSSAVAESSLAQLYKLKDKDGVSRGGPAYYIVQGLKSRWLAACFAIALIFTFGFAFNAVQSNAIVEATGNAWKWNPSYVGTGLVILTALIIFGGVKRIGKVSAKVVPTMALFYLIMAAIIMGMNIEMIPTVISNIIHSAFSFDAMAGGMFGAIFSKAMLMGIKRGLFSNEAGMGSAPNAAASADVKHPVSQGLIQMLGVFVDTIIVCSCTAIIILLSDNYGGEMLKSISLTQNALQYHVGEFGLHFLAFILLLFAFSSIIGNYAYAESNIRFLKNRPVVVFIFRLVVLFFVYFGAVNSGNVVWNFADTVMAVMALINLVSIVLLSPIVWTLLKDYQRQIKAGIREPEFKIEEHPELLKRGVNPDVWK
- a CDS encoding gluconate 5-dehydrogenase — translated: MSNILDQFSLKGKIALVTGASYGIGFAIASALSQAGAKIVFNDVNEENLKKGLAAYKEAGIDAHGYLFDVTNEEAVKEHVAKIENEVGVIDILVNNAGIIQRIPMLETTAADYRKIIDIDLTGPFIMSKAVLPSMIKKGHGKIINICSMMSELGRETVVGYASAKGGLKMLTKNICSEFGEANIQCNGIGPGYIATPQTAPLRERQPDGSRHPFDQFIIAKTPAARWGTPEDLAGAAVFLSSDASNFINGHILYVDGGILAYIGKQP